A genomic segment from Nicotiana tabacum cultivar K326 chromosome 7, ASM71507v2, whole genome shotgun sequence encodes:
- the LOC107816068 gene encoding very-long-chain aldehyde decarbonylase CER1-like isoform X4, producing MGTHLLSREILFKNLKLQTWAIPKYRIQYFMKWQRETINNLIEEAIMEADQKGIKVLSLGFLNQASQRREADGELYIRRNPRLKVKVVDGSSLASAVVVNSIPKGTSQFVLRGHLSKVAYSIALACQGGIQLSR from the exons ATGGGCACACATTTATTGTCGAGAGAAATTTTGTTCAAGAATCTCAAGTTACAAACTTGGGCTATCCCAAAGTATCGCATACAA TACTTTATGAAATGGCAAAGAGAGACTATTAACAATTTGATCGAGGAAGCAATCATGGAAGCAGATCAGAAAGGCATAAAAGTTTTGAGCCTTGGATTCTTAAATCAGGCAAGTCAAA GAAGAGAAGCGGATGGTGAACTTTACATAAGGAGAAATCCTCGGCTGAAAGTGAAGGTGGTTGATGGAAGTAGCCTAGCTTCTGCTGTGGtcgtaaattcaattcctaaaGGAACTTCCCAATTTGTCCTTCGAGGCCATTTATCCAAAGTTGCTTACTCTATTGCCTTAGCCTGCCAAGGAGGAATTCAG TTGTCGCGTTAG
- the LOC107816068 gene encoding very-long-chain aldehyde decarbonylase CER1-like isoform X2 — translation MGTHLLSREILFKNLKLQTWAIPKYRIQYFMKWQRETINNLIEEAIMEADQKGIKVLSLGFLNQASQRREADGELYIRRNPRLKVKVVDGSSLASAVVVNSIPKGTSQFVLRGHLSKVAYSIALACQGGIQTKKSTRDLTQS, via the exons ATGGGCACACATTTATTGTCGAGAGAAATTTTGTTCAAGAATCTCAAGTTACAAACTTGGGCTATCCCAAAGTATCGCATACAA TACTTTATGAAATGGCAAAGAGAGACTATTAACAATTTGATCGAGGAAGCAATCATGGAAGCAGATCAGAAAGGCATAAAAGTTTTGAGCCTTGGATTCTTAAATCAGGCAAGTCAAA GAAGAGAAGCGGATGGTGAACTTTACATAAGGAGAAATCCTCGGCTGAAAGTGAAGGTGGTTGATGGAAGTAGCCTAGCTTCTGCTGTGGtcgtaaattcaattcctaaaGGAACTTCCCAATTTGTCCTTCGAGGCCATTTATCCAAAGTTGCTTACTCTATTGCCTTAGCCTGCCAAGGAGGAATTCAG ACGAAGAAGAGTACAAGAGACTTAACACAAAGCTAA
- the LOC107816068 gene encoding very-long-chain aldehyde decarbonylase CER1-like isoform X3, giving the protein MGTHLLSREILFKNLKLQTWAIPKYRIQYFMKWQRETINNLIEEAIMEADQKGIKVLSLGFLNQASQRREADGELYIRRNPRLKVKVVDGSSLASAVVVNSIPKGTSQFVLRGHLSKVAYSIALACQGGIQLQVLITR; this is encoded by the exons ATGGGCACACATTTATTGTCGAGAGAAATTTTGTTCAAGAATCTCAAGTTACAAACTTGGGCTATCCCAAAGTATCGCATACAA TACTTTATGAAATGGCAAAGAGAGACTATTAACAATTTGATCGAGGAAGCAATCATGGAAGCAGATCAGAAAGGCATAAAAGTTTTGAGCCTTGGATTCTTAAATCAGGCAAGTCAAA GAAGAGAAGCGGATGGTGAACTTTACATAAGGAGAAATCCTCGGCTGAAAGTGAAGGTGGTTGATGGAAGTAGCCTAGCTTCTGCTGTGGtcgtaaattcaattcctaaaGGAACTTCCCAATTTGTCCTTCGAGGCCATTTATCCAAAGTTGCTTACTCTATTGCCTTAGCCTGCCAAGGAGGAATTCAG